From a single Silene latifolia isolate original U9 population chromosome 6, ASM4854445v1, whole genome shotgun sequence genomic region:
- the LOC141586675 gene encoding cysteine proteinase mucunain-like codes for MGSSHVTLVLLSLSLFIVISLALDMSIVSYDLNSNDQHVGGHVRTNDEVMSLYESWLVKHGKNYNGLGEKERRFSIFKDNLRYIDQRNSENRSFKLGLNRFADLTNEEYKSMYLGIRPRPKSLLGRAKSDRYAFRDGDSLPESIDWRKKGAVAEVKDQGSCGSCWAFAAIAGVEGINQIVTGDLISLSEQELVECDTSYNEGCNGGLMDYAFEFIIKNGGIDSEEDYPYTGRDGRCDTYRKNAKVVTIDGYEDVPANEKSLQKAVANQPVSVSVVEGSGRFSTLSFGYIHGTCGTTLDHGVTAVGYGSEDGLDYWIVKNSWGLSWGERGYIRMQRNTKSSGLCGIAMEASYPTKTGENPPNPGPSPPSPVVPPSICDDYYSCPDHTTCCCVFEFGSYCFEWGCCPLEAASCCEDNESCCPHDYPVCNIYAGTCSMAKNNPFQIPALKRTPAKAHRIIRNNPGKSSS; via the exons ATGGGTTCGTCTCACGTTACATTAGTATTATTATCGTTATCGTTATTTATAGTAATTTCTTTAGCTTTAGATATGTCAATAGTCTCATACGATCTCAATTCGAATGATCAACATGTTGGTGGTCATGTTCGGACCAATGACGAAGTTATGTCATTGTACGAGTCATGGCTAGTAAAGCATGGCAAGAATTATAACGGTCTAGGGGAGAAAGAGCGTCGGTTTAGTATATTTAAGGATAATCTACGGTATATCGACCAACGTAATTCTGAGAACCGTAGTTTCAAGCTTGGTTTGAACAGGTTTGCGGATTTGACAAACGAGGAGTACAAGTCCATGTACTTGGGAATCCGGCCACGGCCTAAGAGTCTGTTGGGTCGAGCCAAAAGTGATCGGTATGCTTTTCGGGATGGTGATTCCTTGCCGGAGAGTATTGATTGGCGAAAGAAGGGTGCTGTTGCTGAGGTCAAAGATCAAGGAAGCTGTG GGAGCTGCTGGGCATTTGCAGCCATAGCCGGGGTAGAAGGCATAAACCAGATTGTTACTGGTGACCTTATCTCACTATCAGAGCAAGAGCTGGTTGAGTGTGACACCTCCTACAATGAAGGTTGCAATGGCGGTCTCATGGACTACGCCTTTGAATTCATCATCAAAAATGGCGGCATTGATTCTGAGGAAGATTATCCCTACACGGGCAGGGATGGCAGATGCGATACTTACAGG AAAAACGCAAAGGTGGTCACAATAGATGGCTATGAGGATGTTCCTGCAAATGAGAAGTCCTTACAGAAGGCCGTGGCAAATCAGCCTGTCAGTGTTTCTGTTGTTGAAGGTAGCGGAAGGTTTTCAACACTATCATTCG GGTATATTCACGGAACATGTGGAACAACACTAGATCATGGAGTGACAGCTGTTGGATATGGATCCGAGGATGGGCTAGACTACTGGATCGTCAAAAATTCATGGGGCTTAAGCTGGGGTGAGAGAGGTTACATCAGGATGCAACGCAACACCAAATCTAGTGGCTTATGTGGAATTGCAATGGAAGCATCTTACCCAACCAAGACAGGCGAGAACCCACCGAACCCAGGCCCATCTCCTCCGTCACCAGTTGTACCCCCAAGCATCTGTGATGACTACTACTCTTGTCCTGACCACACCACCTGCTGTTGTGTGTTCGAGTTTGGTAGCTACTGCTTTGAGTGGGGCTGTTGCCCTCTCGAAGCAGCTTCCTGCTGCGAGGATAATGAAAGTTGTTGCCCTCATGATTACCCCGTCTGCAATATCTATGCTGGCACTTGCTCAATG GCTAAGAACAATCCATTTCAAATACCGGCATTGAAGCGTACACCAGCAAAGGCTCACCGGATAATTAGGAACAACCCTGGAAAGAGCAGTTCGTAA